The Primulina eburnea isolate SZY01 chromosome 8, ASM2296580v1, whole genome shotgun sequence genome contains a region encoding:
- the LOC140837709 gene encoding LOB domain-containing protein 2: MQRTTNTTSACSSCKHQRKKCTDKCILAPFFPATKALEFQAVHKVFGVSNVTKIVTNLKEEDRKIAVDSLVWEALCRQKDPVLGPYADYRRVCEELRLYKNQFRQLPITQGSLVYKPTQGLTGWNYNNKVARDDDDDGVDNNSSMNNIHINGNSVMDFYPFSYNDSAHNIQDSNKFIRPEKQNDSSLILPQQYLPNGFNQQYFLTGKYNLMDSKSMESTLWEGSS; this comes from the exons ATGCAAAGAACTACAAATACAACATCTGCATGCTCATCGTGCAAGCATCAGAGGAAGAAATGCACCGATAAGTGTATATTGGCACCATTTTTCCCAGCGACTAAAGCCCTTGAATTCCAGGCCGTTCACAAGGTATTTGGCGTGAGTAATGTGACGAAAATCGTGACGAATCTCAAGGAGGAAGATCGGAAGATAGCCGTGGATTCACTCGTATGGGAAGCCTTGTGCCGGCAAAAAGACCCTGTGCTTGGCCCCTACGCCGACTACCGAAGAGTATGTGAAGAGCTTAGGCTATACAAAAACCAATTTCGCCAACTCCCCATCACTCAAGGGAGTTTAGTTTACAAACCAACGCAAGGGCTAACCGGGTGGAATTATAACAACAAGGTTGCGAGAGACGACGACGACGACGGCGTCGATAATAATAGTTCTATGAATAATATTCACATAAACGGGAATTCTGTGATGGATTTTTACCCCTTCAGCTATAACGATTCTGCACATAATATTCAAGATTCGAACAAATTTATAAGACCCGAAAAACAGAATGACTCTTCTTTGATTCTTCCTCAACAATATCTGCCGAATGGTTTCAACCAGCAGTACTTCCTTACAG GCAAATACAATCTAATGGATTCCAAATCCATGGAAAGCACGTTATGGGAAGGCAGCTCTTAG